DNA from Camelina sativa cultivar DH55 unplaced genomic scaffold, Cs unpScaffold03652, whole genome shotgun sequence:
AGTAGTTGATTCAAAAATCAGTTGCAAATCTCCAAAATCTTCAAATGAGTCATCACGCAGATTTGTCCTACTAGGATGAgcctatttaaaaaaaaaaaaaaaatagtaattctGACATATAAACAACACTACTATATTCACAAATTCATGTTATAACTTTGCATACCTTCAAATAGTCAGCCCATACTTCATCCGGAGCAGTGAATTTCTTTGTTTCAGGGTCCCATCCAAAACCAGAACTAAAACGAAGATGATCTGACAACCCTAGGTACTtattcttcaagatctttaacCTATTTTTGAACTCCTTATAGGTTTTGTTAATTCCAAGATTTTGGTTTAGAGTTGGTAATACTCTTGTCTCGATGGTCAATTTGCTGAATTTTCCATTACCATCACGAAAACCCTGATTGATTGCATCCACTAGCAGCTGGACTAACATCTTGCTTTCATGTTCCAACCATTGGTTATATTGACCTTTAGCTTTTACAGCCTGGGAATCTC
Protein-coding regions in this window:
- the LOC104774566 gene encoding uncharacterized protein At2g29880-like, encoding MGDSQAVKAKGQYNQWLEHESKMLVQLLVDAINQGFRDGNGKFSKLTIETRVLPTLNQNLGINKTYKEFKNRLKILKNKYLGLSDHLRFSSGFGWDPETKKFTAPDEVWADYLKAHPSRTNLRDDSFEDFGDLQLIFESTTATGRNAVGLGDAIDANTYQVGENEGTNNSSHVQIMEDEEITYEETSVHE